One part of the Dyadobacter sp. 676 genome encodes these proteins:
- a CDS encoding M23 family metallopeptidase produces MKILKKLPVIALAMILFKACKPVPVSHWFPVTPQERYERELLKAGLEKTAAGQTWFRMSTQVFSDSLFTTVPYQERIFLGDSLPVRAFKFTVPEGRRLVITPARTDSAALLFVELFKVKRNGKPQRLKYLEDEGAVLTYSSDEKDTLLLKLQTGLLQQLNVTVSFSTEPTLGFPVAGHHMSSVMSHWGAARDAGARMHEGIDIRAKRGTPAVAAQSGIITQAGTNHLGGKVIFLSSPDSPYSLYYAHLDSQLVSAGQWVKAGDTLGLVGNTGNAITTSPHLHFGIYTKSYGAVDPLPFVDDRPEKLPGLPATSGWLGDTVIIRKKVNLYSTPQPGRNQIIRLLPADTAIRIVGETAKGYRVQTADGINGYIPAVPLQWFRQEPPRMDRAD; encoded by the coding sequence ATGAAAATCCTGAAAAAGCTGCCGGTAATTGCGTTAGCTATGATACTTTTTAAGGCCTGCAAGCCGGTTCCGGTATCGCATTGGTTTCCGGTTACGCCGCAGGAGCGTTACGAGCGGGAATTGCTGAAAGCCGGGCTGGAAAAGACGGCGGCCGGTCAAACGTGGTTCCGGATGAGCACACAGGTATTTTCGGATTCGTTGTTCACGACCGTACCATATCAGGAACGTATATTTTTAGGAGATTCATTGCCCGTCCGGGCATTCAAATTTACAGTGCCGGAAGGCCGCAGGTTGGTAATTACCCCCGCCCGGACCGATTCGGCGGCCTTGCTTTTCGTAGAGCTTTTTAAAGTTAAGCGGAATGGAAAACCGCAGCGACTGAAATACCTGGAAGACGAAGGCGCCGTTCTCACCTATTCAAGCGACGAAAAGGATACATTGTTGCTCAAACTCCAGACCGGCCTGCTTCAACAGCTCAACGTAACGGTCTCCTTTTCCACTGAACCGACGTTGGGATTTCCAGTGGCCGGCCATCACATGTCCAGCGTAATGAGTCATTGGGGTGCCGCACGGGACGCCGGTGCGCGCATGCACGAAGGCATCGATATCCGTGCAAAGCGCGGAACACCGGCCGTTGCAGCGCAAAGCGGGATTATTACGCAGGCTGGCACGAACCATCTGGGAGGGAAAGTGATTTTCCTTTCTTCCCCCGACAGCCCCTATTCGCTTTACTATGCCCATCTGGATAGCCAGCTGGTTTCGGCCGGCCAATGGGTAAAAGCGGGTGACACGCTCGGGCTTGTCGGTAACACAGGCAATGCGATCACCACCTCACCGCATTTGCATTTCGGTATTTACACAAAAAGTTACGGCGCAGTAGACCCGCTGCCCTTTGTCGACGATCGCCCCGAGAAATTACCCGGCCTGCCGGCAACTTCGGGGTGGTTAGGCGACACGGTTATAATCCGCAAAAAAGTGAATTTATACAGCACCCCACAACCCGGTCGAAATCAAATTATCCGATTGCTGCCGGCCGATACAGCCATACGCATCGTCGGCGAAACGGCCAAGGGGTACAGGGTCCAAACGGCCGATGGCATAAACGGCTACATTCCTGCCGTGCCGCTTCAATGGTTCCGTCAGGAACCACCCCGCATGGACAGGGCCGATTAG
- a CDS encoding DUF1579 domain-containing protein has translation MTKSKFETSLESGVHHRLLAMTGNWRGITKTWFEPNVLADESEMKGNIRSILGGRFLIHEYQGSLNGKPFEGIAIYGFDIPNNNFQCAWIDSFHMGTGTMLSNGIPTENGFSVLGQYSVPEYPEPWNWRTVAELKDPDTLIITAYNISPQGQEDKATETIYKRIS, from the coding sequence ATGACCAAATCGAAGTTTGAAACATCTCTGGAGTCGGGCGTTCATCACCGGCTTCTGGCAATGACCGGCAACTGGCGGGGCATTACCAAAACCTGGTTCGAGCCGAACGTTCTTGCCGACGAGTCCGAAATGAAAGGCAATATCAGATCCATTCTCGGCGGCCGCTTCCTCATCCACGAATATCAGGGTAGCCTGAACGGCAAGCCGTTCGAAGGCATTGCAATTTACGGTTTCGATATCCCGAACAACAACTTCCAGTGCGCGTGGATCGATAGTTTTCACATGGGGACCGGTACCATGCTCTCCAACGGCATTCCCACCGAAAACGGCTTTTCGGTTTTAGGCCAATACAGTGTTCCGGAATATCCCGAACCATGGAACTGGCGCACCGTGGCCGAACTGAAAGATCCGGATACGTTGATCATAACAGCCTATAATATCTCTCCGCAGGGCCAGGAGGATAAAGCAACCGAAACTATTTACAAGCGCATCAGCTAA
- a CDS encoding filamentous hemagglutinin: protein MDIYQLANEYWEASNGGGDPGDPNETPPFDPRPEVPVPDVPEETPPHEKDPETPPVEPEPELPPVEPVVPEVEPLPGEQPGIPAFK, encoded by the coding sequence ATGGACATTTATCAATTGGCTAACGAGTATTGGGAGGCTTCCAACGGGGGTGGCGACCCCGGCGACCCGAACGAAACGCCCCCGTTCGATCCGCGTCCCGAAGTACCCGTTCCCGATGTTCCCGAGGAAACGCCGCCACACGAAAAGGACCCTGAGACGCCGCCGGTCGAGCCGGAGCCCGAGTTACCGCCTGTCGAACCTGTTGTCCCCGAAGTAGAGCCATTGCCCGGTGAACAGCCCGGCATACCTGCGTTCAAGTAA
- a CDS encoding sterol desaturase family protein gives MKLDNATARKITRDGLLSVLLYIAPIVLMFASFQIFGYRPWEGANEFPFKAPAFIENVFKNLSSWGLPVIVLVLGVIEFAAGLYENKWTKNERTLDIVCFIVPKLVIRPFVAYFGLKFLPVVLPDAKNILDWVPFWWAFLIIAVADDLTQYWYHRLHHQLPWLWRFHRTHHSAPYMGMAMASRQNVIYTLFFSQTYLTVALTYLGLGYAALFVKVIKSFITTGAHSSIPWDKPFYEKKWLQPIGWVLERLISTPATHHAHHADTSDDGVGYYKGNFGNMFFLWDIIFGTGIITRKYPTSYGIKHYHEEEWYAQFMWPIFKSKKEGSELSQNGPMVGDAVPNEETVTLKPDTTVAVA, from the coding sequence ATGAAATTGGACAATGCAACGGCCCGGAAAATTACCCGCGACGGCCTGCTGAGTGTACTGTTGTACATCGCACCGATTGTTTTGATGTTTGCAAGCTTCCAGATTTTCGGCTACCGGCCGTGGGAGGGAGCCAATGAATTTCCTTTCAAAGCCCCCGCATTCATTGAAAACGTATTCAAAAACCTGAGTTCCTGGGGATTGCCGGTCATTGTCCTCGTCCTGGGCGTGATCGAGTTCGCGGCAGGTTTGTATGAAAACAAATGGACGAAGAACGAGCGGACCCTCGATATAGTCTGCTTTATTGTACCCAAGCTGGTGATCCGCCCGTTCGTGGCCTATTTCGGGTTGAAATTTCTCCCGGTAGTATTGCCCGATGCTAAAAATATACTCGATTGGGTGCCCTTTTGGTGGGCGTTTCTGATTATCGCCGTGGCCGACGATCTTACACAATATTGGTACCATCGCCTGCACCACCAGCTACCGTGGCTGTGGCGTTTCCACCGGACCCACCACTCCGCGCCGTATATGGGCATGGCTATGGCCAGCCGCCAGAATGTGATTTACACATTGTTTTTCTCGCAAACTTACCTCACTGTCGCCTTGACTTACCTGGGATTGGGTTACGCAGCATTGTTTGTGAAGGTGATCAAGTCGTTCATTACGACCGGCGCGCATTCGAGCATTCCATGGGACAAGCCATTTTATGAAAAGAAATGGCTTCAACCGATCGGTTGGGTACTCGAGAGACTTATTTCGACGCCTGCCACACACCATGCACACCACGCGGATACAAGCGACGACGGGGTGGGATATTATAAAGGGAACTTCGGGAATATGTTCTTTCTTTGGGACATTATTTTCGGAACCGGCATAATCACCCGAAAATACCCGACGTCGTATGGCATCAAGCATTATCACGAGGAAGAATGGTACGCCCAGTTTATGTGGCCCATTTTCAAATCCAAAAAAGAAGGTAGTGAGCTGTCGCAGAACGGCCCGATGGTCGGCGACGCCGTCCCGAATGAGGAAACCGTTACGCTTAAACCTGATACTACTGTTGCAGTCGCTTAA
- a CDS encoding carbohydrate-binding protein has protein sequence MIKIFTLCFFIISFSLQAQLLPGKIEAEDFTAMNAIGTEPTLDAGGGLNVGWIGDGSWMDYAVQTTSAGYYTFRFRISNGYSPEATLVLQSAAGITLGHIVLPQTGGMQGWQTVSFVALLPQGNQTIRVLAGKGGWNFNWFEVSASRLLAFGKVEAESFDAMLDVRTEETSDEGGGRNVGYIDDNDWMDYNLDLAEAGDYKIRFRVANQYGNGVIRIENAPGMVLGQVNVPQTGGWQSWVTIGTTVSLPAGSQVIRIFAVSGAFNLNWFELIPGSARDQSVITFAPIPDKNLTDAPFNLTATSTNPETPIQFTSSDPSIVSVSDISGIWKASIHSSGQATITASQAGNDNYLAAESVARTFVVSDNSNPPAPALGARIPIDPKRWYQLTNAANGLEGLFDGNTQENVFTGWGKVINNYEAYYPLKDGEQITLNGVKFFDFTGTAQDFPMVLSVITDQWERIPVATFTGEVYNGWVGPYPDRQLSGDAQFRLDQPMNNIRYLVITMSNTLPTEIEFYGSYTPGTEPAKPARTRHIKLNDMLGVNGYEWYFQDGIHTESLVEAKVQVAKSFTGLRHYMDWEKLESSEGVYSYNPTLSGSWNYDLIYERCRQEGIEVLACLKTQPGWMRETYPQDQRDPENVPVRYRKNFTDPLSYIEQAKVAFQYAARYGSNPNVDPSLLSVSTTPRWTGDPVNTIRIGLGLIKYIECDNERDKWWKGRKGYQTAREYAANMSAFYDGHKNTMGPGVGVKNADPNMKVVIAGLVTGPDFVKGMVDWCKEFRGYNADGTVNLCWDVVNFHLYTDNASSNQSGTSTRGAAPEVTNAKQLLEDFVRVTREVSNDLPVWNTESGYDVHQDSPLKAIPIGNKSALQTHADWVLRTALFSARNGIEKLFFYQMYDDNGSGGMFASSGFVNNDLTRRPSADYFLQTQRLFGQYEYKETLNSDPIVDRYELNGQSLYILTVPDETGRTAEYTIDLNQPGIARIYTPTAGADQMTMTELPIVDGKVTVTAGETPIFVLAAENPNARQAAAETVTQVGKAKMQLHTDVNVYPNPASDFVSIHFANDNAGQIEIRIFDAKSGTLYENRKVNKTTGRFAHHLNITSFPSGVYIVEIRQGEDRAFRKIAKTN, from the coding sequence ATGATTAAAATCTTTACGCTTTGTTTCTTCATTATCTCCTTCTCTCTTCAGGCTCAGCTACTTCCCGGAAAGATCGAAGCAGAAGACTTTACGGCCATGAACGCCATCGGTACCGAACCGACCTTGGATGCCGGCGGTGGTCTTAATGTAGGCTGGATCGGGGACGGCAGCTGGATGGATTACGCGGTTCAAACCACATCGGCGGGTTACTACACATTTAGGTTCCGTATTTCAAACGGTTACAGCCCGGAAGCGACACTCGTGCTTCAATCTGCTGCGGGCATCACACTGGGACATATCGTACTTCCGCAAACCGGCGGGATGCAGGGCTGGCAAACGGTCTCCTTTGTCGCTTTGCTGCCACAGGGAAATCAGACGATCCGCGTTCTGGCCGGGAAGGGAGGCTGGAACTTCAACTGGTTCGAAGTGAGCGCTTCCCGCTTGCTTGCTTTTGGCAAGGTCGAAGCCGAGAGTTTTGATGCCATGCTGGATGTGCGCACGGAGGAAACCAGCGACGAAGGCGGGGGACGGAACGTCGGCTATATAGACGATAACGACTGGATGGATTATAACCTCGACCTCGCCGAAGCGGGAGATTATAAAATCCGTTTCAGGGTCGCCAATCAATATGGAAACGGTGTTATCCGGATAGAAAACGCCCCGGGTATGGTACTGGGCCAGGTAAATGTGCCTCAGACGGGCGGATGGCAAAGTTGGGTAACGATCGGCACGACCGTGTCCTTGCCAGCCGGCAGCCAGGTTATCCGTATTTTTGCCGTAAGCGGTGCTTTCAATCTCAACTGGTTCGAACTAATTCCTGGCTCCGCCCGGGATCAATCCGTCATCACTTTCGCCCCGATTCCGGACAAAAACCTCACCGACGCTCCATTCAATCTGACCGCTACCAGCACCAATCCCGAAACACCCATTCAATTCACGTCTTCGGACCCGTCCATCGTCTCGGTTTCAGACATTAGCGGTATCTGGAAGGCTTCTATCCATTCTTCAGGGCAAGCGACTATCACGGCTTCACAAGCGGGTAACGACAATTATCTCGCGGCCGAAAGCGTTGCCAGAACATTCGTGGTTTCGGACAATTCGAATCCGCCTGCCCCCGCGCTTGGTGCCAGGATCCCCATCGATCCGAAGCGCTGGTACCAGCTTACTAATGCGGCCAATGGGCTGGAAGGACTTTTTGACGGCAACACGCAGGAAAACGTATTCACGGGGTGGGGAAAAGTAATCAACAACTACGAGGCTTACTATCCGCTTAAAGACGGCGAACAAATCACGCTTAACGGGGTTAAATTCTTCGATTTTACAGGAACAGCACAGGATTTCCCCATGGTTCTTTCGGTAATTACCGACCAGTGGGAACGCATTCCGGTTGCTACTTTCACCGGCGAAGTTTATAATGGCTGGGTAGGCCCCTACCCCGACCGTCAACTTTCCGGCGATGCACAGTTCAGACTGGATCAGCCGATGAACAATATCCGTTATCTGGTGATAACGATGTCCAATACATTGCCTACCGAGATCGAATTTTACGGAAGCTACACGCCGGGCACCGAACCTGCCAAACCGGCGCGAACCAGGCACATTAAACTGAACGATATGCTCGGTGTAAACGGCTACGAATGGTATTTCCAGGACGGCATACATACCGAATCGCTCGTCGAGGCCAAGGTACAGGTCGCCAAAAGTTTCACCGGTCTGCGGCATTATATGGATTGGGAAAAACTCGAATCGTCCGAAGGCGTGTATTCCTACAATCCGACATTGAGCGGTAGCTGGAATTACGACCTCATATACGAGCGTTGCAGGCAGGAAGGCATCGAGGTCCTGGCCTGCCTTAAAACGCAGCCGGGCTGGATGCGGGAAACTTACCCCCAAGACCAGCGTGATCCCGAGAATGTGCCTGTCCGCTACAGAAAGAATTTCACGGATCCGCTATCCTACATCGAGCAAGCGAAAGTGGCATTCCAATACGCGGCCCGTTATGGAAGTAATCCCAACGTAGATCCTTCGCTATTGAGCGTTTCGACAACTCCGCGCTGGACCGGCGACCCGGTTAACACGATCAGGATCGGCCTCGGTTTGATCAAGTACATTGAGTGCGATAACGAGCGCGATAAATGGTGGAAAGGCCGCAAAGGCTATCAAACCGCCCGCGAATACGCCGCCAATATGTCGGCTTTTTACGATGGGCATAAAAATACGATGGGACCGGGTGTCGGTGTCAAAAATGCGGACCCCAATATGAAAGTTGTCATCGCCGGATTGGTCACAGGCCCCGACTTTGTAAAAGGAATGGTCGACTGGTGTAAGGAATTCCGTGGTTATAATGCTGATGGGACTGTGAATCTCTGCTGGGATGTTGTGAATTTTCACCTTTATACCGACAATGCATCGTCGAATCAAAGCGGGACGTCCACACGTGGCGCGGCACCCGAGGTTACCAATGCAAAGCAGCTTCTCGAAGATTTCGTGAGGGTAACCCGCGAAGTTTCCAACGACCTGCCTGTCTGGAATACCGAATCGGGGTATGACGTGCATCAGGACAGTCCCTTGAAAGCCATTCCTATCGGCAACAAATCGGCGTTGCAAACCCACGCCGACTGGGTTTTGCGTACCGCGTTATTCTCCGCCCGCAACGGTATCGAAAAACTGTTCTTCTACCAGATGTACGACGACAATGGCAGCGGGGGAATGTTCGCATCGTCCGGCTTTGTAAACAACGATTTGACCCGCCGGCCATCCGCAGATTACTTTCTGCAAACGCAGAGGCTTTTCGGACAATATGAATACAAGGAAACACTGAACAGCGATCCGATCGTAGATCGCTACGAGTTGAACGGCCAATCGCTTTACATTCTAACGGTTCCCGACGAAACAGGCCGGACGGCGGAATACACCATCGACCTGAATCAACCGGGTATCGCCCGGATATACACGCCGACAGCCGGGGCTGACCAAATGACCATGACCGAACTGCCGATTGTCGACGGAAAAGTAACGGTTACGGCAGGGGAAACGCCCATTTTCGTTCTGGCCGCCGAAAACCCCAACGCAAGGCAGGCAGCAGCTGAAACCGTGACGCAGGTCGGAAAAGCAAAAATGCAGCTGCATACCGATGTAAATGTTTATCCCAATCCCGCATCCGACTTCGTCAGCATCCATTTCGCAAATGACAATGCCGGTCAAATCGAAATCCGGATTTTCGATGCCAAATCGGGAACGCTTTATGAAAACAGGAAGGTCAACAAAACCACCGGCCGGTTTGCACACCACCTGAACATTACTTCGTTTCCCAGCGGTGTGTACATTGTGGAGATACGGCAGGGAGAAGACCGGGCGTTCCGGAAAATCGCCAAAACCAACTAG
- a CDS encoding helix-turn-helix domain-containing protein produces the protein MLQLGLLITNRHRLLSVAAILDVFESVNNFYERANQPHFFNITLFSPDPEPGQFYGAYPMQPISQFVKQDLVLVPAFGAGDVQLSIRNNQSCIPWLWEQYKQGAELASFCTGAFLLAAAGLLNGRHATTHIDAAESLASNFPDVIMKSDAVVTEDKGIYTSGGATSSFHLMLYLIQRFCGKDLTLRTAKMFAIDMDREQQTYFGTFAPPQNHGDGLVNMAQQKIEKEYQEGSTIEVLIQDIPASRRNVVRRFKQAIGVTPIEYLQRTRIEAAKKLLAQTDQSVLEVMLNSGYNDLKSFRQLFKKSTGVTPKEYRDKFNMARLETGGRWNRRMSGASYLD, from the coding sequence ATGCTACAATTAGGTCTATTGATTACCAACCGGCATCGCTTATTGAGCGTAGCAGCGATCCTCGATGTATTTGAATCGGTAAACAACTTTTATGAACGGGCAAATCAGCCGCATTTCTTCAATATTACACTTTTCTCTCCCGATCCGGAGCCAGGGCAGTTTTACGGGGCTTATCCGATGCAGCCGATCAGTCAGTTCGTTAAACAGGACCTTGTGCTTGTGCCGGCATTCGGAGCGGGCGACGTACAGCTTTCCATCAGAAATAACCAGAGTTGTATTCCCTGGCTTTGGGAGCAATATAAGCAGGGCGCCGAACTGGCCAGTTTTTGTACCGGAGCATTCCTTCTGGCAGCGGCGGGCCTGCTGAATGGCCGGCATGCGACCACGCATATCGATGCCGCAGAATCGTTGGCATCGAATTTTCCGGATGTCATCATGAAAAGCGATGCAGTGGTGACAGAAGACAAAGGGATCTACACCAGCGGCGGCGCCACCAGCAGTTTCCATTTGATGCTGTATCTTATCCAAAGGTTTTGCGGGAAAGACCTCACATTGAGGACTGCCAAAATGTTTGCGATCGATATGGACCGGGAACAGCAGACTTACTTCGGGACTTTCGCGCCGCCACAAAACCATGGTGACGGGCTGGTGAATATGGCGCAACAAAAAATTGAAAAGGAATATCAGGAAGGAAGCACTATCGAGGTATTGATACAGGACATTCCCGCGAGCCGGCGCAATGTGGTAAGGCGGTTCAAACAGGCTATCGGGGTCACGCCGATCGAATATCTGCAGCGTACACGCATCGAAGCGGCCAAAAAGTTGCTGGCACAAACGGATCAGAGCGTGCTCGAAGTAATGCTCAACTCGGGCTATAACGATCTGAAATCTTTCCGGCAGTTGTTCAAAAAAAGTACCGGGGTCACACCCAAAGAATACCGCGACAAGTTCAATATGGCCCGGCTGGAAACGGGCGGGCGTTGGAACCGTCGCATGAGCGGCGCTTCTTACCTCGACTGA
- a CDS encoding DUF1016 N-terminal domain-containing protein gives MIRKYYYLNFSFSHLTLLLPLHEPEKRAFYKRHCVMSNWSVEELKRQINTLYYERSGMSPDPGAGDRPEPGFGRICGCGQRYAIVR, from the coding sequence TTGATCCGGAAATACTACTATCTAAACTTTTCCTTTTCACATCTCACCTTATTACTTCCATTACACGAACCGGAAAAAAGGGCTTTTTACAAACGTCATTGTGTGATGAGTAACTGGAGTGTCGAGGAGTTGAAAAGGCAGATCAATACGCTATATTACGAGCGGTCGGGAATGAGCCCCGATCCGGGTGCTGGTGACCGACCAGAACCGGGCTTTGGTCGAATATGCGGTTGCGGACAGCGATATGCAATTGTTCGTTAG